One window of the Cryptomeria japonica chromosome 7, Sugi_1.0, whole genome shotgun sequence genome contains the following:
- the LOC131062300 gene encoding protein ASPARTIC PROTEASE IN GUARD CELL 2 has product MEPCRLSVALSVSLLMFLFLVEVGSAEIESAYHALDVASQLREVGSPVQLYTTSGKEEKMVSPWNLQIFHRDGLLMGNVSYEQRLKERLQRDSQRVKALNRRIERTLNGNVEKKIERKAKTGDFGGEVISGLPEGIGEYLIRIGVGTPARMEYLLLDTGSDVTWVQCKPCSKCYNQVDPVFDPSLSTSFTIIPCDSQLCTELDASACDKKGCLYRVSYGDGSFTVGHFAKETLTFGTTPVKSMPIGCGQDNEGLFQGAGGLLGLGAGPLSFPTQLGSSGKTFSYCLVDRDSDDKGTLRFGPGAVSHAGTVFTPLLINPRESTFYYVSLKSITVGRLTVPLPKDVSQFNAAGKGGIIVDSGTTITRLQAEAYKGLRDAFLAGTTDLPRADKKSIFDTCYDLSGRQTVNVPLIGFQFSNGATLTLPAKNYMVLMDSEGTFCFAFAPTSGDLSIIGNFQQQGIRVSFDSANSLVGFATKQC; this is encoded by the exons ATGGAACCTTGTAGACTCTCTGTTGCACTTTCAGTTTCCCTCCttatgttcctcttccttgttgaaGTTGGATCTGCAGAGATAGAATCTGCTTATCATGCACTGGATGTTGCATCTCAGCTGAGGGAAGTGGGTTCTCCTGTGCAGCTATATACCACCAGTGGAAAAGAGGAGAAGATGGTTTCTCCGTGGAACCTGCAAATTTTCCACAGAGATGGTCTGCTTATGGGAAATGTGAGCTACGAGCAGAGGCtcaaagaaagattgcaaagggaTTCGCAGAGGGTGAAGGCTCTGAACAGACGAATTGAGAGGACATTGAATGGGAACGTGGAGAAAAAAATAGAGCGCAAGGCTAAGACTGGTGATTTTGGAGGCGAGGTGATATCTGGGCTGCCAGAAGGTATTGGGGAGTACCTCATCCGTATAGGTGTGGGAACGCCAGCCAGAATGGAGTACCTTTTGTTGGACACTGGCAGTGACGTGACTTGGGTGCAGTGCAAGCCATGCTCAAAATGCTACAATCAG GTGGACCCTGTGTTTGATCCATCGTTATCCACTTCATTCACCATAATTCCTTGCGATTCCCAGCTTTGCACTGAGCTGGATGCATCAGCCTGTGACAAGAAGGGGTGTTTATATAGGGTCTCTTATGGAGACGGCTCTTTTACTGTGGGGCACTTTGCTAAGGAAACACTGACGTTTGGTACAACACCAGTAAAGAGCATGCCCATCGGGTGTGGACAGGACAACGAAGGGTTGTTCCAGGGAGCAGGAGGCTTGCTTGGTCTTGGAGCGGGTCCCTTATCATTCCCCACCCAACTCGGGTCATCTGGCAAAACATTTTCTTACTGTCTTGTAGACCGAGATTCTG ACGACAAGGGCACTCTGCGTTTCGGCCCTGGAGCTGTCTCCCATGCCGGGACCGTCTTCACCCCACTTCTCATAAACCCACGAGAAAGCACTTTTTACTATGTTTCCTTGAAGAGTATTACCGTAGGCAGATTGACGGTGCCTCTCCCGAAGGATGTATCTCAATTCAACGCAGCAGGGAAGGGCGGGATAATAGTGGACTCGGGCACGACTATCACGCGGCTACAGGCGGAAGCTTACAAAGGCTTGCGAGACGCCTTCTTGGCGGGTACCACAGATCTTCCTCGGGCGGACAAGAAGTCCATATTCGACACTTGCTACGATCTGTCAGGGCGTCAAACGGTGAATGTTCCTCTTATTGGATTTCAGTTTTCCAATGGGGCTACTTTAACTCTCCCGGCAAAGAATTATATGGTTCTTATGGATTCCGAGGGGACGTTTTGCTTTGCTTTTGCACCCACTTCGGGTGATCTGTCAATTATTGGGAATTTTCAGCAGCAGGGAATTCGAGTCTCTTTTGACTCTGCTAACTCTCTCGTTGGCTTTGCCACCAAACAGTGTTGA